Within the Borrelia miyamotoi genome, the region AAGTAAGACAGTATAAGGCCTGGAATTGATATTTTTAGTGTGTTCTTTATTTTGCTAAAAATTACACTCATTGGTGATTTTCCTTTTATAAGTGGGGAGTTATAAGTTGTTCCCCATATTAATCCTTTATACTTTGTTTTGTAGACTATGTATAAGTTGCCTGCAATATGTTTGGCAAAATGATCTTTGCTTAAGGGTTTGTTTGAGTTAAAATCATATGTTAATTCATAGCTTTCAATGCTCTTAAGTATTCCAATATATTCCAAATAATCTCTGAATATATTTTTTTGCATAAATGGAATGTTGAAATTTATATCCGAAAACATATTTAGTATTGATATGCAAAAAAATGTTGATAAAATGGCATTAATCAACGTGAATAATATATTTTTTAGAATTAGTGTAGCTGTAACTTTACCTTCCTTTGCTAAAAGTAGTTATTTTGTCAAAATAACTTAATAGGAAATAAAAAATAAATGAAATTACTATTGAAATTAAGTAAAAATTTTGGCCTATGTTTTTATTTCCTAATGTATGTTTTGTATTTAAAAAATTGCCTTGGTAGTAATTTTCATCTTCTTCGTCAAGATGTTTTATGATGATGGAGTTTTTAGGATAATATCCTATTTTACTTGCCTCTCTTAAAATTGTTGGCTTAGATATTTTCAAGTTAATATATCTTTTCTTTAAGGTTTTTTGTATTTCTTTTAATTTTTCAATATGGTTTTTTATCAAAATTAGGCTGTTGTTCAATTTTTTATAGTTCACAATTCCCATTTCTCCAAATATTGGTGTAATTGTAAAATAACTTATTATTCCTATATAAATGGATAATATAATTTTTTTTGTTAAAGCCATATTATCTTTACCTTGTAATTATATCTTTAATATATTATATTTACAAGTATATGGTTTTTAGATATTGGTATTTATAGTGTTTATTTGATAGATTTGGAGAAGAAACATTAATATGACAAATCATAAAAATTCTTTTTTTATCAAGCAAGGACCTGAAGAAGTTGATTTTGATATGGATAGTGTGTTTGTACATCATTCAGTTATTGATAGAATTGGTAACCATCCTTCTGAGGAATTTAAGGATCTTTTAGATGAGAAATTATTAAAACTTGATTATTCTTTAAAGCAAAGGCATGGTGAGTTAGTTGATTATTTAAAAAAGGTTGAGGGTCGTATTTCAAGGTTCGAAGAGCAAATACTTGGACGTAGTTTTAGTTCTCTTCAAGAATTTGATAATCCTAATTTGAAAGCAATTAGCTTTATAGGCTCTCAGGATGAAGCTAATGTTAAAGATAATGAGTTTAGCGAGTTAGTCAAAAAAGAAAATAATTTGCCAAGTGTTTCACTTGATCAAGAAGAGCTAGATGCTTTGCTTGGAGGTCTTAATGAGATTTCAATAAATAACAAAAAAGGTTTTGGTAGTAGTAATGATTTGGAAAATGATTTAGATATTGGTGTTTCTTTTGAGAAAACTCCTAAAAATGAGTCTAATATTTTGGATGTTAATCACAATTTATCCTCAATAGCAGAAAGTTTTACACATAATGTTGTTGATACTTTATTAAGTAAAGAAGATGGAATATCTTTAGGTGTTGATTTTGCTAAATCGCATGATGATGTTTCATTAGATAAATCTTCTTCTCTTGGTGTAGCCAATGTTGTTAATAGTGATGATGGTAAATCTCAGAATCTGATGATAATCTCAGGTGAAGATGATAAAGTTTTAACAAATGTTCTTGTTGATAGGAAGCCTGTTAATGTTGGTTTAAAAATAAATGATAATTCTCATTTAGATAGTTTTTCTCTTAATGAGAATTCTTCCAATGTAAAGAGTTTGCAGGAAAAAAATACTTCATATGATGATGTTCAAGATAACTTAGAAAAAGTTGATTATTTTTTAGATAATGGCTTAGACAAAGTTAAATCTTTAGATAAGGATTCAGATGATTTAAAGAGTGAAAAGTTTAAGGAAAAAAATGAAAAATTAAGTGATTTTGATGAGATTACTGTTCATAAAATGGATAGTGTAAGTTTGGATTTGGATGTATCCTTGAATAAAGGAAGTGATAGTATTGATGATGGTGGCTTAAAGCAAAATAAGGAAGTTGATAATATTTCTTCTGATTTGAAGAAACTTGATAATTTTGAAGATGTTTTAAAGGCAGATTTAGATTGTTTAGATTTGCAAGAACATATTAAAGATTTTGAAGAAGAAAATCTTTATGATAGTAATTTAAGAGATCTAGAAGAAAAATTGGAACAGGATGAAGAATTAGGTTCATCTTCTTTAGAAGAGCAAACCGAGGATGCTGAAAGTGTGAGTATTGCTTCTGATTTTAGTTTTGCTGATGTTGAGACGATAATAAATAAGTTTAATGATAGTGAATACTTAAGTAAAATTAAGTTAAACAATGAAGAACGGGCTGTATTAGTTAGGTTTATTAGTAGGTTAGAAGGGGATCTTGAATCTAAATCTGGGAGTAATAATTTTACAATTAAGAGAGAATATGAGATTTTGCAAAAAATTAAGCGTTTGTTCGTAAGAGAGTAGGAATATCTACTTAATTAGATACTATTTTTTATTTTTTATTGCTTCAATTTTATTTTTGTTTTTAACTTTCTTTTATTTTATTAATAAATTTTTAAATCAGATTAATTTTAATCTTGATGATTTGATAGATGATGTGAGATCCTATAATATAAGTTTTTTTAAAGATTTAAATCTAGACTATTATTTCGAGCAAACTTTATTTGAAGATGATTTGGTTAACTCTTATTATTTACTTTCATCAGTTAATGGGATGATAGTTTATAAATCAAAAGATAATTCGATTTATAAACTATCGGATAAATTAGAATCAACTTCTTTGAAGAATAGTATTTTTATAAAAAAAGTTAAGATTAATTTTGAATTAAATGATGTTCTTGTTACTTTGGTCGTATCTTACAATATCCTGCCAAAGAGCAGGATACTTTATATTTTATGTTCTTATCTTTTTTTAATGTCTTTTTTTTATTTCTGTTTTTCTATCTTTATTCTATGTTGTATACATCGAAATATTAATGGTGATGATCATTGTTGTCTTTTAGATGATCTTCATTAGGAGCATCATCTTTTGTATTTATCTTTTTCTCTAAATTGAAAACCTCAAAAAATGTCCATTTGTTGGTAGTATAATAATATGCATCATTATCTTTTTTCATTAAGATATCTCTATTTTTTTCGTTTTTATTGAAATAAATATCAATATTATTCATACTTTTGTTATCCCATTTTATTTCAACATTATATTGTAACTTATAATCCTTGATTTTGGTTTTATCTATTTCAAGTCCATCTGTTATGAATTCTTGGATCATTTGTAAGATTTTTTCCTTACGTAATACTTCTTGATTGAAAAAGTAAAGACCATCTTTCATGGATACATGATAGTCATTTTGTATTGCATCTTCTTCATCTTTTTTGGGTTTATTAATTACTTTTAAGGATAGGTGTTCTATTTTTGTGTTTTTTGCTTCAAAAAGTTTAGTATTTGCAAATGTATTATAAGAGTTGCCTTTGTATGATAAAAAGATGTTGTTTGTTAAATATACATTTTTATCGCTACCTTTGATGTAAGATAGTCTTGAATCTCCTTCTCCTGAATTTCCAATAAATATTTCTGTTAACAGATTATTCTTATCATCGAAAAATTTGAAATCTGGCTTTTCTTTTATCCCTAGTTCTTTATGTTTTTTTGGGTCTTTACTTACAAGCTTGTTTTTTTGAAGTTTTTCTAAATCTTGAATCATAGAGTTGATTCTTTTTTCATTAATTGGAAGATTTATATCATTGTATTTAAGTTCCCAAACTTTTCCTGATTTTTTGATTGTTCCCTCAAGTTCTGTCTCAATTTTTGCAATTTTATTTAACTCTATTTCAAAAAATTTTTCTTCTAAAAGTCTTGTAACCTTATTCTGATTGGAGAATATTATTCCTAGTAAAAATGTAGATATTAATATTACAATTATTGCTATTTTTATGTTTTCTTTCGTTCCTAACAACGTTTTTTTATTGTCCATAAGCTCTCCTTTATTAATTGGTTCTTCTTTTTTTGGTAAATCTGATAAGTCCAAATATTATTATTGCTATAGGCAATATGATTAAATTTATGATTATTAGTGAAAATTTTGCACTTAACATTTCTGCTGACGGATTTATAAATTTTAGTTTAGAGCGTACTTCTCTTGATTTAATGCTAAAAAATGCTTCCTTTTGCATTAAATAATCTGAAATTCTTCCGGCAAATTCAAAATTTGAAGGTGAAGCGTTATACATATAATCACTAAATATCATGCTTGAGCCTAGTAAAATTATTTTTGAATTTTCAGATTTTTTATTCTTATATAAACTTTGAATTTGTCCTTCAATAGAATATCCAAGAATTTTTTGCTTGTCTTCTTTGTCAAAGGTTTTTGGAACGTTAAATGAATGCATAGCTATGCTTGCAATTTTTTCATCATTAATTTGCCAAGATTCTTTAGAACTTGCAAATAGAGGCAAATATTTGATTTCATTCTCTTTAACCTCTGTAATCTCTATTGAATTACTCCAAGGAATTATAGCGTCATAGAAATTTTTGAGCAAGGGATTATTATTGTCTATGATATTACTTTTGTCAATCAAAATCCATGGGTAATAAGTTTGAAAGTTTCCACCCAAAAAAAGACTTGGAGATCTTTTGTCAAGGATCATATCTTCATTATATTTAATACCATAGCTTTCAATTAGATTAAAGAGTGCCGATTTAATTAAAGTTGTTGTATATGGACTTTGGGGATTATAATCGATTTTACTTGTTGCAAATAATATTTTTCCGTTATTAACAATGAACTCGTCAATTTTTTTCAAGTTTTCCTCGTTTATTTCTTTAGAACCAATTATAAATAATCCGTTTATATCTTGTAGTGTTTCATTGCTAAGATTTATTTCTTTAACTTCGGTTTTGAATCCTTTCTGCATTATTGTTATGAAATTTTTATGTATTTCTTTTAATTTGGCATCCCCAAAGACAAGTCCTAATACTTTTTTTGTATTATTTATTAATTTATCCAAGCTGCTTGCAAGGTCATATTCTAAGTTGCTAATTTCTGTTACTATAGGAAGTACTTCGCGTTTGCCTTCATAAATTATTTCAATTCCTGAGTATATTTTGAGTATTGAGAGCTGATTAATCTCTCTTAGATCAATTTGTTGGGATGGAATTCCAATTTGCTCTAAAGGAGTGGTTAATTTATCAGCATCTATTTCTTTATAAATTACTTTCCCACTTGAAGAGTCGGCAAGGCTTGTTAAAAAATTTTTTATTTGTTCTGGAAATGCAAAATAATTGCCAAGGCTTGCAGAGTTATAATAAGTAATATATATTTTTTCATTTGCATTTGTAAACAAATCTTTTGTAACTTTAGAAATTGTAAAGGCTTTGTTTTTAGTGAAGTCTATTTTAAAAATTAAAATAGATATATTGCAAAAAACCAGAAATATTATTATAAGATTTAATGTTAAATTTAGAATTTCTTTGTATTTGTTTTTCATAAAGTAATTATCTCCATTTTTTTAGTCTTATGATATATGAACTTAACGTCAGGAATGTAATTGAAAGTGTAATGAAGTAGATAAGGTCTGATAAGTTTAGTATTCCCATGTTAAAGTAACTAAAGTGATTATTAATTGAGATAAAGTTGAGTATTTTTCCCAATAAGTTGTCCTTCCCAAATATCATTACTAACTTTCCTGAAAATAATATTACTATTAAAATGAATACACTTAGTATATAAGATACTATTTGACTTTTAGTAATAGATGATATGAATATTCCTATGCTGAGTACTGATAAGGAGTAAAGAATTATTCCTAGATATTGAAGGAATATTATTCCAAGGTCAAATTCACCCATGAAAATTGTCATTATTGTCAGTGGTAGCGTGAGTGCGAAAAGTATTAATGTAAATATCTTAAGTGTAATAAATTTTCCAAGTACTATCTCTTGTGGGCTTATTGGTAGTGCATAAAGTAATTCAATGCTTCCTGTTTTATATTCTTCTGAGAATATCCCCATACTAAGGGCAGGGAGCACTAACATTAAAATAATTGGCATTGATGAGAAGTAAGACATTAATGAAGCATTATCTTTAATAAAAAATCCTGATAAAAAAATAAAAGAGAAATTTACAAATATTAGGAAAAATAACATTACAACATATGCGGTTAATGTACCAAATAAAACTTTTAACTCTTTTTTTGACAAAATTAGGGATTGTCTTAAGTCTATTTTCATTGTTTTCTCTCCTTTGTTAGTTTGCTAAATATTTTTTCTAAATTTTCATATTTTGGTATCATTGATTTTAGTATCATTCCTTGGCTTACAACATACTTAAAAAGTTCTTTCTCAGTTTTATCAGGTGCAAGTCTTAATGAAATGTTTATTTCTTTTTCATATTCTTCTATTTTAATTAATGTAAATATATTATTTTTACTGAAATGTTCTTTTGTTATTTCAGAATCTTTGTAAATAATTAGATCTATTTCAGTTTCTTGAATTCTGTTTTTCGCTATATTTTCTTTGGTATCATCAGCAATAATCTCTCCATTATTGATGATAATTATTCTCTTACAAATTGACTCGACTTCGCTTAAAATATGAGAGGAAAATAGTATTGTGCTAGTTTTTGCGAGTTCTCTTAAGAATTCTTTAAATTCTATAATTTGGTTTGGATCAAGTCCATTTGTGGGTTCATCAAGTATTACAAGTTTGGGATTATTGATTAAAGCACCAGCTATTCCTACTCTTTGCTTAAACCCTTTTGATAATTCAGATATTAGTTTATTTTTGACATTCTCAAGCTTGAAGATACCAATAGCCTTATCTATTTCTTTTTTTGGATTTTTAATTCCTTTAATTTTTGATATGAAGTTTAAGTACTCCTTAACAGATAGTTCTGGATAAAGAGCTAGTTTTTCAGGTATGTATCCTATATTTTGCAATATTTCTTTTGACTTTTCTGTGATATCTTTTCCAAAGATTTTTACATTGCCTTTGTTAGGATAATGAAATGATGTTAGAATTTTTATTAATGTCGATTTTCCTGCTCCATTTGGGCCGAGTATTCCAACTACCTCTCCTTTATCAACTTTAAAGCTAACATTGAAGAGAGCTGTAAATGACCCATATGTTTTAGTGACATTTTTTACATTTATCATGTATTATCTCCTTAGATACTAAT harbors:
- a CDS encoding septum formation initiator family protein, producing the protein MALTKKIILSIYIGIISYFTITPIFGEMGIVNYKKLNNSLILIKNHIEKLKEIQKTLKKRYINLKISKPTILREASKIGYYPKNSIIIKHLDEEDENYYQGNFLNTKHTLGNKNIGQNFYLISIVISFIFYFLLSYFDKITTFSKGR
- a CDS encoding DUF4340 domain-containing protein, encoding MDNKKTLLGTKENIKIAIIVILISTFLLGIIFSNQNKVTRLLEEKFFEIELNKIAKIETELEGTIKKSGKVWELKYNDINLPINEKRINSMIQDLEKLQKNKLVSKDPKKHKELGIKEKPDFKFFDDKNNLLTEIFIGNSGEGDSRLSYIKGSDKNVYLTNNIFLSYKGNSYNTFANTKLFEAKNTKIEHLSLKVINKPKKDEEDAIQNDYHVSMKDGLYFFNQEVLRKEKILQMIQEFITDGLEIDKTKIKDYKLQYNVEIKWDNKSMNNIDIYFNKNEKNRDILMKKDNDAYYYTTNKWTFFEVFNLEKKINTKDDAPNEDHLKDNNDHHH
- a CDS encoding GldG family protein translates to MKNKYKEILNLTLNLIIIFLVFCNISILIFKIDFTKNKAFTISKVTKDLFTNANEKIYITYYNSASLGNYFAFPEQIKNFLTSLADSSSGKVIYKEIDADKLTTPLEQIGIPSQQIDLREINQLSILKIYSGIEIIYEGKREVLPIVTEISNLEYDLASSLDKLINNTKKVLGLVFGDAKLKEIHKNFITIMQKGFKTEVKEINLSNETLQDINGLFIIGSKEINEENLKKIDEFIVNNGKILFATSKIDYNPQSPYTTTLIKSALFNLIESYGIKYNEDMILDKRSPSLFLGGNFQTYYPWILIDKSNIIDNNNPLLKNFYDAIIPWSNSIEITEVKENEIKYLPLFASSKESWQINDEKIASIAMHSFNVPKTFDKEDKQKILGYSIEGQIQSLYKNKKSENSKIILLGSSMIFSDYMYNASPSNFEFAGRISDYLMQKEAFFSIKSREVRSKLKFINPSAEMLSAKFSLIIINLIILPIAIIIFGLIRFTKKRRTN
- a CDS encoding ABC transporter permease, translating into MKIDLRQSLILSKKELKVLFGTLTAYVVMLFFLIFVNFSFIFLSGFFIKDNASLMSYFSSMPIILMLVLPALSMGIFSEEYKTGSIELLYALPISPQEIVLGKFITLKIFTLILFALTLPLTIMTIFMGEFDLGIIFLQYLGIILYSLSVLSIGIFISSITKSQIVSYILSVFILIVILFSGKLVMIFGKDNLLGKILNFISINNHFSYFNMGILNLSDLIYFITLSITFLTLSSYIIRLKKWR
- a CDS encoding ABC transporter ATP-binding protein, translated to MINVKNVTKTYGSFTALFNVSFKVDKGEVVGILGPNGAGKSTLIKILTSFHYPNKGNVKIFGKDITEKSKEILQNIGYIPEKLALYPELSVKEYLNFISKIKGIKNPKKEIDKAIGIFKLENVKNKLISELSKGFKQRVGIAGALINNPKLVILDEPTNGLDPNQIIEFKEFLRELAKTSTILFSSHILSEVESICKRIIIINNGEIIADDTKENIAKNRIQETEIDLIIYKDSEITKEHFSKNNIFTLIKIEEYEKEINISLRLAPDKTEKELFKYVVSQGMILKSMIPKYENLEKIFSKLTKERKQ